In Microbacterium binotii, one DNA window encodes the following:
- a CDS encoding MarR family winged helix-turn-helix transcriptional regulator, whose translation MIDESPRAAEAAELRMSVFRLARRLRAQRAVDSMSDGQFSVLMALKVNGTRTLGELAARERVTAPSMNRTVNCLEESGYLERRSDDTDRRKVNIVLTDAGRAVVEETVRRRNAWLEEALDELDADERATLHAASEILRRVAER comes from the coding sequence ATGATCGACGAATCCCCCCGCGCCGCCGAAGCGGCTGAGCTGCGCATGTCGGTCTTCCGTCTCGCCCGGCGCCTGCGCGCCCAGCGCGCGGTCGACTCGATGAGCGACGGACAGTTCTCGGTGCTCATGGCGCTGAAGGTCAACGGCACGCGCACGCTCGGCGAGCTCGCCGCACGCGAGCGGGTGACCGCGCCGTCGATGAACCGGACAGTCAACTGCCTCGAAGAGTCGGGCTACCTCGAGCGCCGGAGCGACGACACCGACCGCCGCAAGGTCAACATCGTGCTCACGGATGCGGGCCGCGCCGTCGTCGAAGAGACCGTGCGCCGTCGCAACGCGTGGCTCGAGGAGGCGCTCGACGAGCTGGACGCCGATGAGCGCGCGACGCTGCACGCCGCATCCGAGATCCTGCGCCGGGTGGCGGAGCGATGA
- a CDS encoding MFS transporter, producing MFRSMRLFNYRVWFLGALVSNIGGWMQATAQDWVVLTQLTDNDATAMGITMALQFGPPLVLVSITGWAADRFDRRRMLLVTQSTLMLLAVAVGVLLLTNVMTLPLMWCFAAAFGVANAFDAPARQAFVTDIVSRDDASNAVALNSASFNAARLLGPAIGGVLIVLVGTGWVFMVNAGTFLAMLVALTLVRVRELVPRTRAPGGARLADGFRYVAGRPDLKVIFAMVFLIAAFGMNFPIFASTMAVQFGQQADGYGLLSSVLAIGSLAGALLAARRDRARMRVVIAALGAFGVFSLISAAMPTYPLYAVSLVFVGFSTVTILTTANGYVQTTTDPALRGRVLALYMAVIMGATPIGAPIAGWVADAWGPRTAIDVGAVAGLIGCAIGVTWLLASGRVRRDPEARLRFEIDETRPVRVVVPEEFSDEVAAATAPVTLPDAAARRRIRRRSARTARAPRP from the coding sequence ATGTTCCGCTCGATGCGGCTGTTCAACTACCGCGTCTGGTTCCTGGGCGCTCTCGTCTCCAACATCGGCGGCTGGATGCAGGCGACGGCTCAGGACTGGGTGGTGCTGACGCAGCTCACCGACAACGACGCCACCGCCATGGGCATCACGATGGCGCTGCAGTTCGGACCGCCCCTCGTCCTCGTGAGCATCACCGGCTGGGCGGCCGACCGCTTCGATCGACGACGGATGCTGCTGGTCACCCAGTCGACGCTGATGCTGCTGGCGGTCGCCGTCGGCGTCCTGCTGCTGACGAACGTCATGACACTGCCGCTCATGTGGTGCTTCGCGGCGGCGTTCGGTGTCGCCAACGCGTTCGACGCACCGGCGCGTCAGGCGTTCGTGACCGACATCGTGTCGCGCGACGACGCCTCCAACGCCGTCGCGCTCAACTCCGCATCCTTCAACGCCGCACGTCTGCTCGGTCCGGCGATCGGCGGCGTGCTGATTGTGCTGGTGGGCACCGGGTGGGTCTTCATGGTCAACGCGGGCACCTTCCTCGCGATGCTCGTCGCGCTCACGCTCGTGCGGGTGCGTGAGCTCGTGCCGCGCACCCGTGCGCCGGGCGGCGCACGACTGGCAGACGGCTTCCGCTACGTCGCGGGCCGGCCGGATCTGAAGGTGATTTTCGCGATGGTGTTCCTGATCGCGGCCTTCGGCATGAACTTCCCGATCTTCGCCTCCACCATGGCGGTGCAGTTCGGGCAGCAGGCCGACGGGTACGGGCTGCTGAGCTCCGTGCTCGCCATCGGCTCTCTCGCAGGAGCGTTGCTGGCCGCACGCCGCGATCGGGCCCGGATGCGGGTCGTGATCGCGGCGCTGGGAGCCTTCGGCGTCTTCTCCCTCATCTCCGCCGCGATGCCGACCTACCCGCTCTACGCCGTGAGCCTCGTGTTCGTCGGCTTCAGCACCGTCACGATCCTCACGACCGCGAACGGCTACGTGCAGACCACGACGGATCCGGCCCTGCGCGGCCGTGTTCTCGCGCTGTACATGGCGGTCATCATGGGCGCCACCCCCATCGGCGCCCCGATCGCCGGCTGGGTCGCCGATGCGTGGGGACCGCGCACCGCGATCGACGTCGGCGCCGTCGCGGGCCTCATCGGCTGCGCGATCGGCGTCACCTGGCTCCTCGCATCCGGCCGGGTGCGCCGCGACCCCGAGGCGCGCCTGCGCTTCGAGATCGACGAGACCCGGCCCGTCCGCGTCGTCGTGCCGGAGGAGTTCAGCGACGAGGTCGCCGCGGCCACCGCGCCGGTCACCCTCCCGGATGCGGCAGCGCGCCGCCGCATCCGCCGCCGCTCAGCCCGCACCGCCCGCGCCCCGCGTCCGTGA
- a CDS encoding transglutaminase family protein — MKRLRIEHETGFRYGGDVSASYNEARMLPGTTESQFVLSAALEIEPSTAVNTYVDYFGTRVSAFDVLSPHQALTITARSLVEVRPRPIEHTGITWDRLAAEAARSLETVEQLTQTHRTRPHPEVAELAASYASRHDDPGRAAHEICVAIGDAVEYMHGVTGVHSTAIDAWEARKGVCQDMAHIAIGALRSVGIPARYVSGYLHPRPQAEVGVAVTGESHAWVEWFAGEWTGFDPTNNIEIGDRHVLVGRGRDYNDVPPLRGVYAGPFKSNLHVKVTITREA, encoded by the coding sequence ATGAAGCGGCTGCGGATCGAGCACGAGACGGGCTTCCGGTACGGCGGCGACGTCTCCGCCTCGTACAACGAGGCGCGGATGCTGCCCGGCACCACCGAGAGTCAGTTCGTGCTCAGTGCGGCGCTCGAGATCGAGCCGTCGACCGCCGTCAACACCTACGTCGACTACTTCGGCACGCGGGTGAGCGCGTTCGACGTGCTCTCGCCCCATCAGGCGCTGACGATCACCGCGCGCTCGCTCGTCGAGGTGCGTCCGCGGCCGATCGAGCACACCGGCATCACCTGGGACCGCCTCGCGGCCGAGGCCGCGCGGTCGCTCGAGACCGTCGAGCAGCTGACGCAGACGCACCGCACGCGTCCGCATCCCGAGGTCGCCGAGCTCGCCGCATCCTACGCATCGCGGCACGACGACCCGGGCCGTGCGGCGCACGAGATCTGCGTCGCGATCGGGGACGCGGTGGAGTACATGCACGGTGTGACCGGGGTGCACTCCACGGCGATCGACGCGTGGGAGGCGCGCAAGGGCGTGTGCCAGGACATGGCGCACATCGCCATCGGTGCGCTGCGCTCCGTGGGCATCCCGGCGCGCTACGTGTCGGGCTACCTGCATCCGCGTCCGCAGGCCGAGGTCGGCGTCGCGGTGACGGGGGAGTCGCACGCGTGGGTCGAGTGGTTCGCCGGCGAGTGGACCGGCTTCGACCCGACGAACAACATCGAGATCGGCGACCGTCACGTGCTCGTGGGGCGCGGACGTGACTACAACGACGTGCCGCCGCTGCGAGGGGTGTACGCGGGACCGTTCAAGAGCAACCTGCACGTGAAGGTCACGATCACCCGCGAGGCCTGA
- a CDS encoding alpha-E domain-containing protein, with translation MLSRIAESLFWIGRYIERSDGTARILDVHLQLLLEDPWIDEDTACRSLLAVMGSSPPDGVETVTREHVLARLAVDRMNPSSILYSLTSARENARRAREIVSTELWECLNTTNARMPRRLQTDKVHEFFQWVRERAALAVGVVDSSTSRDEAWQFFTLGRSIERADMTARLLATRSLTEASGPSWTTILRSCGAYEAYLRTYRGMPSARNAAEFLLLDRLFPRSIIYSISRAEECISAIDPREDRVGQSNQVLRALGRIRNDLEYLPIGDILSELPAHMLRVQTVTREASDAIRQRFFPTQAEPSWIGETS, from the coding sequence CTGCTGAGCCGGATCGCCGAGAGCCTGTTCTGGATCGGGCGCTACATCGAGCGCAGCGACGGCACCGCCCGCATCCTCGACGTGCACCTGCAGCTGCTGCTCGAGGACCCGTGGATCGACGAGGACACCGCCTGCCGCTCGCTGCTCGCGGTCATGGGGTCCTCGCCGCCCGACGGTGTCGAGACGGTCACCCGCGAGCACGTGCTCGCGCGCCTCGCCGTCGACCGCATGAACCCCTCCAGCATCCTCTACTCGCTGACCTCGGCGCGCGAGAACGCCCGCCGCGCGCGGGAGATCGTCTCGACCGAGCTGTGGGAGTGCCTCAACACGACCAACGCGCGGATGCCGCGGCGACTGCAGACCGACAAGGTGCACGAGTTCTTCCAGTGGGTGCGCGAGCGCGCCGCGCTCGCGGTCGGCGTCGTCGACTCGTCGACGAGCCGGGACGAGGCGTGGCAGTTCTTCACCCTCGGCCGGTCGATCGAACGCGCCGACATGACGGCGCGGCTGCTCGCGACCCGGTCGCTGACCGAGGCGTCGGGTCCGTCGTGGACCACCATCCTGCGCTCGTGCGGTGCGTACGAGGCCTACCTGCGCACCTATCGCGGGATGCCGAGCGCGCGCAACGCGGCAGAGTTCCTGCTGCTCGACCGCCTCTTCCCGCGCTCGATCATCTACTCGATCTCGCGGGCCGAGGAGTGCATTTCCGCGATCGACCCGCGTGAGGACCGCGTGGGGCAGTCCAACCAGGTGCTTCGGGCGCTCGGCCGCATCCGCAACGACCTCGAGTACCTGCCGATCGGTGACATCCTGAGCGAGCTTCCCGCTCATATGCTCCGGGTGCAGACCGTGACGCGCGAAGCGTCCGACGCCATCCGCCAGCGCTTCTTCCCGACGCAGGCCGAGCCCAGCTGGATCGGAGAGACCTCATGA
- a CDS encoding circularly permuted type 2 ATP-grasp protein, protein MGDLFDGYGSTLAPRKTPQGLPAFDEMFGHPAHPGAAAESRSAYRELYQALARMTQEELRGRTESLASSYLAQGVTFDFAGEERPFPLDAVPRIIDYAEWSEIEAGVKQRVRALEAFLDDAYGRQNCVRDGVIPARLIASSQYFYRQAAGIHSANGVRIQVSGIDLIRDEHGKMRVLEDNVRVPSGVSYVISNRRVMAQTLPELFLSMRVRPVGDYPNKLLAALRASAPPGIDDPNVVVLTPGVYNSAYFEHTLLARLMGVELVEGRDLLCMGGRVFMRTTRGPKRVDVIYRRVDDDFLDPLQFRADSMLGAPGLMLAARMGNVTIANAVGNGVADDKLLYTYTPDLIRYYLSEEPILPIVDTWRLEDPAALEEVLDRLDELVVKPVDGSGGKGLVVGPDASRAELDTLRKTLLADPRGWIAQPVVMLSTIPTLVEDGMRPRHADLRPFAVNDGDDIWVLPGGLTRVALPEGQLVVNSSQGGGSKDTWVVGGAAPGHVEYGQGQGLAGLVADQASTITQAIPIITDAAFEVTPDEVDHSPQDRPRSNVEQQEQQQQLHQEEGGAQCC, encoded by the coding sequence ATGGGCGACTTGTTCGACGGCTACGGCTCCACTCTCGCGCCGCGCAAGACCCCGCAGGGGCTGCCCGCGTTCGACGAGATGTTCGGTCATCCCGCGCATCCCGGCGCGGCGGCGGAGTCGCGCAGCGCCTACCGCGAGCTCTACCAGGCGCTGGCGCGCATGACGCAGGAGGAACTGCGCGGGCGCACGGAGTCGCTCGCCTCCAGCTACCTCGCTCAAGGCGTCACCTTCGACTTCGCGGGTGAGGAGCGGCCGTTCCCGCTGGATGCGGTGCCCCGCATCATCGACTACGCGGAATGGAGCGAGATCGAGGCCGGCGTCAAGCAGCGCGTCCGGGCCCTCGAAGCGTTCCTCGACGACGCCTACGGCCGCCAGAACTGCGTGCGCGACGGCGTGATCCCGGCGCGCCTGATCGCATCGAGCCAGTACTTCTACCGCCAGGCCGCCGGCATCCACTCGGCGAACGGCGTCCGCATCCAGGTGTCCGGCATCGACCTCATCCGCGACGAGCACGGCAAGATGCGGGTGCTCGAAGACAACGTGCGCGTGCCTTCGGGCGTCAGCTACGTCATCTCCAACCGACGGGTCATGGCGCAGACTCTGCCCGAGCTGTTCCTCTCGATGCGCGTGCGTCCGGTGGGTGACTACCCCAACAAGCTGCTCGCGGCCCTGCGCGCCTCGGCCCCGCCCGGGATCGACGACCCCAATGTCGTCGTGCTCACGCCGGGCGTCTACAACTCGGCGTACTTCGAGCACACGCTGCTCGCGCGACTCATGGGCGTGGAGCTCGTCGAGGGGCGCGACCTGCTGTGCATGGGCGGGCGCGTCTTCATGCGCACCACCCGCGGCCCCAAGCGCGTCGATGTCATCTACCGCCGCGTCGACGACGACTTCCTCGACCCGCTGCAGTTCCGCGCCGACTCGATGCTGGGCGCACCGGGACTCATGCTCGCCGCGCGCATGGGCAACGTCACGATCGCCAACGCGGTGGGCAACGGCGTCGCCGACGACAAGCTGCTCTACACCTACACGCCCGACCTCATCCGCTACTACCTGTCGGAGGAGCCCATCCTGCCGATCGTGGACACATGGCGGCTCGAGGACCCGGCGGCGCTGGAAGAGGTGCTCGACCGGCTCGACGAGCTCGTCGTGAAGCCCGTCGACGGCTCCGGCGGCAAGGGGCTCGTGGTCGGTCCCGACGCCTCGCGCGCCGAGCTCGACACGCTGCGCAAGACCCTGCTGGCCGACCCGCGCGGGTGGATCGCGCAGCCGGTCGTCATGCTCTCCACCATCCCGACGCTCGTCGAGGACGGGATGCGGCCCCGTCACGCCGACCTGCGGCCGTTCGCCGTGAACGACGGCGACGACATCTGGGTGCTGCCCGGCGGTCTCACGCGTGTGGCGCTCCCGGAGGGGCAGCTCGTCGTCAACTCCAGCCAGGGCGGCGGGTCGAAGGACACCTGGGTCGTCGGCGGTGCGGCCCCTGGCCACGTCGAGTACGGCCAGGGGCAGGGGCTGGCGGGGCTCGTGGCCGACCAGGCCTCGACCATCACGCAGGCCATCCCGATCATCACGGATGCGGCATTCGAGGTCACTCCCGACGAGGTCGATCACTCGCCTCAGGACCGCCCCCGCTCGAACGTCGAGCAGCAGGAGCAGCAGCAACAGCTGCACCAGGAGGAGGGGGGTGCGCAATGCTGCTGA
- a CDS encoding Bcr/CflA family efflux MFS transporter, producing the protein MTAPRPLTAGFVVVLGLLMTANPLAASLFLPGLGVIVDELGTTTAGGQMVYTGFLIGVAGGQLLIGPLSDATGRRPALLCGLAVLAAAAAASAAAGSIEVLVVTRVAQGVGAAAVVVVARAVVADLATGVVAARAYSILMSVIAAGPFVAPILGAAALQLGGWRAGFLVLAVFAALALAAAALFVPESLERGRRQTLRLGAMAANYGRLLRDRGYVLPALSMAFAFAALAVHSAASSFVAQEILHTGPWGFALVYALYAGSVLAGSTLNAVLVVRFGIRRMMAAAQGAALVATTALLIFALWGPFTLVTFLVPVLVSGAAASAVLAGASALALSRARFAAGAGAALMGSAQYAVAAAAAPVGGLLGSHTAVPMAAGMLGCLVVSALCAARTRP; encoded by the coding sequence ATGACGGCGCCGCGGCCGCTGACCGCGGGCTTCGTCGTCGTGCTCGGTCTGCTCATGACCGCCAACCCGCTCGCGGCCAGCCTCTTCCTGCCGGGCCTCGGTGTGATCGTCGACGAGCTCGGCACCACGACCGCGGGCGGTCAGATGGTCTACACCGGGTTCTTGATCGGTGTTGCGGGCGGTCAGCTGCTGATCGGGCCGCTCTCGGACGCGACCGGCCGCCGCCCGGCGCTCCTGTGCGGGTTGGCGGTGCTCGCCGCAGCAGCCGCCGCATCCGCGGCCGCCGGATCGATCGAGGTGCTCGTGGTGACGCGCGTGGCGCAGGGCGTGGGTGCTGCGGCGGTTGTCGTCGTGGCCCGAGCGGTGGTGGCCGACCTCGCGACCGGCGTGGTCGCCGCCCGCGCGTACAGCATTCTCATGTCCGTGATCGCAGCGGGTCCGTTCGTGGCTCCCATCCTCGGCGCCGCCGCGCTGCAGCTGGGCGGCTGGCGGGCGGGCTTCCTCGTGCTCGCGGTGTTCGCCGCGCTCGCGCTGGCCGCGGCGGCCCTGTTCGTTCCCGAGAGTCTGGAGCGCGGGCGGCGACAGACCCTCCGCCTCGGTGCCATGGCCGCCAACTACGGGCGCCTGTTGCGCGATCGCGGGTACGTCCTGCCGGCCCTGTCGATGGCATTCGCCTTCGCGGCGCTCGCCGTCCACTCCGCCGCGTCCTCCTTCGTGGCGCAGGAGATCCTGCACACGGGGCCGTGGGGCTTCGCGCTCGTGTATGCGCTCTATGCGGGTTCCGTCCTCGCCGGGAGCACGCTCAACGCCGTGCTGGTGGTGCGCTTCGGGATCCGACGGATGATGGCGGCCGCGCAGGGGGCGGCGCTCGTCGCGACCACGGCGCTGTTGATCTTCGCGCTGTGGGGACCGTTCACGCTGGTGACCTTCCTCGTGCCGGTTCTCGTGAGCGGTGCGGCGGCGTCCGCGGTGCTGGCCGGTGCGAGCGCCCTCGCCCTGTCGCGAGCCCGCTTCGCCGCGGGTGCGGGGGCGGCGCTCATGGGCTCGGCACAGTACGCGGTCGCCGCCGCCGCAGCGCCCGTGGGCGGCCTGCTCGGTTCGCACACCGCCGTTCCGATGGCGGCGGGCATGCTCGGGTGCCTCGTTGTCAGCGCGCTGTGCGCCGCCCGCACCCGTCCCTGA
- a CDS encoding dihydroxy-acid dehydratase, producing MSALRSNLPPTSALGVARRAQWRSLGIPAEELDRPKIAIVNTSSDLAACFAHLDDIVAVLKKELRAQGLLPFEIRTAAPSDFVTSAGRAGRYILPSRDLIVNDIEAAVEGALLDGMICLSSCDKTTPAHLMAAGRLNVPTVIVPCGYQHSGLAEGREADVEEVFLLAAQAAVTGAPTDDLIDLADDAILGPGVCSGMATANSMHVVAEALGMTVPRAAPVRANGARMWDSVRRSAVAMADLIARDIRPRSIITAEAIQDAVRAMLAVGGSMNTIKHLQAIAIEAGVDVDVWGLFRTLGRQTPLLASVRPNGPALIEEFDDAGGGATLLRALLPLLHGERPTAAGTTVADNAAAAPAPDGVIIRSLEDPFGTDPAISVLRGSLAPGGAVAKRPVPDPGPHRFRGPARVFANREEAIGAIGDGRLQRGDVAVIRGIGVRGAPGMGLTSAFIFALHARGLADDVALVTDGQFSGLVNQGISIGEVSPEAAADGPLGRVQDGDVIDIDLSEGRVDLLVDPAELAAREPYRPPVDRDSGGGMLDQYEHLVQPLGCGAVLCARPGLCDRDDTETPSLEDA from the coding sequence ATGTCCGCGTTGCGCAGCAATCTCCCTCCCACCTCCGCGCTCGGGGTCGCCCGTCGTGCGCAATGGCGCTCCCTCGGCATCCCTGCGGAGGAGCTCGACCGTCCCAAGATCGCGATCGTCAACACGTCGTCCGATCTCGCGGCGTGCTTCGCGCATCTCGACGACATCGTCGCCGTCCTCAAGAAGGAACTCCGCGCGCAGGGCCTGCTGCCCTTCGAGATCCGCACCGCCGCCCCTTCCGACTTCGTCACGAGCGCGGGGCGCGCGGGGCGCTACATCCTGCCCAGCCGCGACCTCATCGTGAACGACATCGAGGCGGCGGTCGAGGGTGCGCTGCTCGACGGCATGATCTGTCTCAGCTCCTGCGACAAGACGACGCCGGCGCACCTCATGGCGGCGGGGCGCCTGAACGTACCGACGGTGATCGTGCCGTGCGGCTATCAGCACTCGGGTCTGGCCGAGGGGCGCGAGGCGGACGTCGAGGAGGTCTTCCTGCTCGCCGCGCAGGCGGCCGTCACGGGAGCTCCCACCGACGACCTCATCGACCTCGCCGACGACGCGATCCTGGGTCCGGGGGTCTGCTCGGGCATGGCCACCGCGAACTCCATGCACGTGGTCGCCGAAGCGCTCGGCATGACCGTTCCCCGCGCCGCTCCCGTCCGCGCGAACGGCGCGCGGATGTGGGACAGCGTCCGCCGCTCGGCGGTCGCCATGGCCGATCTGATCGCCCGCGACATCCGACCTCGCTCCATCATCACCGCGGAGGCGATCCAGGATGCGGTGCGCGCCATGCTCGCCGTGGGCGGCTCGATGAACACCATCAAGCATCTGCAGGCGATCGCGATCGAGGCCGGCGTGGACGTCGATGTCTGGGGGCTGTTCCGCACGCTGGGGCGGCAGACCCCGCTGCTCGCCTCCGTGCGCCCCAACGGCCCCGCACTCATCGAGGAGTTCGACGACGCCGGTGGCGGGGCCACGCTGCTGCGCGCACTGCTGCCGCTGCTGCACGGCGAGCGACCCACCGCGGCCGGCACGACCGTCGCCGACAACGCGGCCGCGGCCCCCGCCCCGGACGGCGTGATCATCCGCTCGCTCGAGGACCCGTTCGGCACGGACCCCGCGATCTCCGTCCTGCGCGGCTCTCTCGCCCCGGGCGGCGCCGTCGCGAAGCGCCCCGTCCCGGATCCCGGTCCGCATCGCTTCCGAGGACCGGCGCGGGTGTTCGCGAACCGCGAGGAGGCGATCGGGGCGATCGGCGACGGGCGGCTCCAGCGCGGCGACGTCGCGGTCATCCGCGGCATCGGCGTGCGGGGCGCCCCCGGGATGGGACTGACCTCCGCGTTCATCTTCGCCCTGCACGCGCGCGGGCTCGCCGACGACGTCGCGCTGGTGACCGACGGGCAGTTCAGCGGACTGGTCAACCAGGGCATCTCGATCGGCGAGGTCTCCCCCGAGGCCGCCGCCGACGGTCCGCTCGGTCGGGTGCAGGACGGCGATGTGATCGACATCGACCTTTCCGAGGGGCGCGTCGACCTGCTCGTGGACCCCGCCGAGCTCGCGGCGCGCGAACCGTACCGCCCTCCCGTCGACCGCGACTCCGGCGGCGGCATGCTCGACCAGTACGAGCACCTCGTTCAGCCTCTGGGATGCGGCGCCGTGCTGTGCGCACGGCCGGGACTCTGCGACCGAGACGACACCGAGACCCCGAGCCTGGAGGACGCATGA
- a CDS encoding FAD-dependent oxidoreductase has protein sequence MTDSTITLPAARIPVIGEYDVVVVGGGPAGLFAATAAARAGRSVVLLERYGFLGGAGTMGGLSTFCGLHARVHGTDMRVIRGITDDLLDRLVALDGLNDPHLSVDDRIMAQAFDISAYKIAADELLVSAGAEVLFHTTAVDTVLADDGAIAAVVIESKSGRQAVRGSVFIDGSGDADIAAFAGAPFERSEHLLYPSLMFRINGVDYDKAGPAWRTIRRLMEDAEAAGTHRFPRKKPIVRPQRNPLEWRSNLTQLSNEDGSAVDGTDVRQLSHGELQGRRQVRDTFAFIRERTPGFEDSYVVDIAPQIGIRETRRIRGRYMLTEQDVLGCADFTDAIGVNGWPVEAHVAGDVEFRFAPADSRGFNQLPYRMLVPEVVPNLLVVGRCASMTQGGQSSGRVTGPCFAMGQAAGTAAALALGAHVAVGDVDVTALQARLIADGAYLGTEEPTAEMVVPTPVSAR, from the coding sequence ATGACCGATTCGACGATCACCCTGCCCGCCGCCCGCATCCCCGTCATCGGGGAGTACGACGTCGTCGTGGTGGGAGGCGGGCCCGCGGGCCTGTTCGCCGCCACGGCCGCGGCGCGTGCCGGACGCTCCGTGGTGCTGCTGGAGCGCTACGGCTTCCTCGGCGGAGCGGGCACCATGGGCGGACTGAGCACCTTCTGCGGCCTGCACGCCCGCGTGCACGGGACGGATATGCGCGTCATCCGCGGCATCACCGACGACCTGCTCGACCGCCTCGTCGCCCTCGACGGCCTCAACGACCCGCACCTCAGCGTCGATGACCGCATCATGGCGCAGGCGTTCGACATCTCGGCCTACAAGATCGCCGCGGACGAGCTGCTCGTCTCGGCCGGCGCGGAGGTGCTGTTCCACACGACCGCCGTCGACACAGTGCTCGCCGACGACGGCGCGATCGCCGCGGTCGTCATCGAATCGAAGTCGGGCCGGCAGGCCGTGCGCGGATCGGTCTTCATCGACGGGTCCGGCGACGCCGACATCGCCGCCTTCGCGGGTGCGCCGTTCGAGCGGTCGGAACACCTGCTCTACCCCTCGCTGATGTTCCGCATCAACGGGGTCGACTACGACAAGGCGGGTCCGGCGTGGCGCACCATCCGTCGCCTGATGGAGGATGCGGAGGCCGCCGGCACGCATCGCTTCCCCCGTAAGAAGCCCATCGTGCGTCCCCAGCGCAATCCTCTGGAGTGGCGGTCCAACCTCACGCAGCTGAGCAACGAGGACGGCTCCGCCGTCGACGGCACCGACGTCCGGCAGCTCTCGCACGGGGAGCTGCAGGGGCGCCGGCAGGTGCGCGACACCTTCGCCTTCATCCGCGAGCGCACGCCCGGCTTCGAGGACTCCTACGTCGTCGACATCGCCCCGCAGATCGGCATCCGTGAGACCCGCCGCATCCGCGGTCGATACATGCTCACCGAGCAGGACGTGCTCGGCTGCGCCGATTTCACCGACGCGATCGGGGTCAACGGCTGGCCGGTCGAGGCGCACGTGGCCGGAGACGTCGAGTTCCGCTTCGCCCCCGCAGACAGCAGAGGCTTCAACCAGCTGCCGTACCGGATGCTGGTGCCCGAGGTCGTGCCGAACCTGCTCGTCGTCGGCCGCTGCGCCTCGATGACCCAGGGCGGGCAGTCCTCGGGGCGCGTCACCGGCCCCTGCTTCGCGATGGGCCAGGCGGCCGGCACGGCAGCCGCGCTCGCGCTGGGCGCGCACGTCGCGGTGGGCGACGTGGACGTGACGGCGCTTCAGGCGCGTCTGATCGCGGACGGCGCCTATCTCGGCACCGAGGAGCCGACCGCGGAGATGGTGGTGCCGACCCCGGTCTCAGCGCGCTGA
- a CDS encoding IclR family transcriptional regulator domain-containing protein, giving the protein MTQEDRSRDRIQSVERAVAVLRAFGGHDATSSVSELAVRVQLPRPVVRRILLTFEHIGYVRNENGRWALTARILELGAGYFAASSLPEIAQPIMAEIVAQTGETCSIGELDLPDVIHVARVEERRPLPDAVRVGTRLPAHATAVGRVLLADLPEPELAAYLAQPREAYTPLTIVETGALRERLRQVRTDGYDVSIEELHPGMIAAAVPIVVAGRAVAGLTVSSTTLRSREAALREEIVPALRDAAERIAAAYRAANPGAYRMPPAAE; this is encoded by the coding sequence GTGACGCAGGAGGACAGATCACGCGACCGCATCCAGAGTGTGGAACGCGCCGTCGCGGTCCTGCGCGCCTTCGGCGGGCATGATGCGACGTCGAGCGTGAGCGAGCTGGCGGTGCGGGTGCAGTTGCCGAGGCCCGTCGTACGCCGCATCCTGCTCACGTTCGAGCACATCGGCTACGTCCGCAACGAGAACGGCCGCTGGGCGTTGACCGCGCGCATCCTCGAGCTCGGTGCGGGCTACTTCGCCGCTTCGTCGCTGCCCGAGATCGCGCAGCCGATCATGGCGGAGATCGTCGCGCAGACGGGGGAGACCTGCAGCATCGGCGAGCTGGACCTGCCCGATGTGATCCACGTCGCGCGCGTGGAGGAGCGGCGCCCCCTGCCGGATGCGGTGCGGGTCGGCACGCGCCTGCCCGCCCACGCGACGGCGGTCGGGCGGGTGCTCCTGGCGGATCTGCCCGAGCCCGAGCTCGCTGCCTACCTGGCGCAGCCGCGCGAGGCGTACACGCCGCTCACGATCGTCGAGACCGGTGCTCTCCGCGAGCGCCTGCGCCAGGTGCGCACGGACGGCTACGACGTGTCGATCGAGGAACTGCACCCCGGGATGATCGCGGCCGCCGTGCCGATCGTCGTCGCGGGGCGCGCGGTGGCGGGACTGACGGTGTCCTCCACCACGCTCCGCTCACGCGAGGCGGCGCTGCGCGAAGAGATCGTCCCGGCGCTGCGGGATGCGGCCGAGCGCATCGCCGCCGCGTACCGGGCGGCGAACCCCGGTGCGTACCGGATGCCGCCCGCCGCAGAGTGA